The following proteins are encoded in a genomic region of Galbibacter sp. BG1:
- a CDS encoding carboxypeptidase-like regulatory domain-containing protein: protein MSSKYLLLFVLIFEFSSAQTENLKGVLYDARTKTPIANASIQIEKTFQQTRSLDDGSFNLQGVVSGNNLMVITKEGYQPKKLPFSKKYGQTIDFKTIYLEPDVKELQHENTVTLTENDFIDDVDADFSSGMLQATRDLFLTRSAFDFSQSFFKVKGYDSKYGDLMINGLPMNRMFNGRPQWNNWGGLNDVFRNQEYFDGLEANPYTFGGILGTTNISSNPAGMRPGLRLSSSFSNRTYAGRLMATYNSGLSTSGFSYSLSASRRWAEEGYVDGTVYDAYSVFASLGYQINKKHNLFVTAFYTPNRRGKSAPITEEVFELVGRKYNSYWGEQNDAIRNSRIRKIEEPIAMFNYDFSGDEFFLKVGAAYQFGTFASSRLGYYDAPSPNPDYYRYLPSFYINNSLGANFENANLAEEGFKNDPQLQWTSLYQANSSEVKNGKSSYVLYDDTTDENQFILNFSSSYALNPYFKLDAGARAKLSSSENYGLLIDLLGSDFHEDLDPFSNTRNDASGDLNKVVNDRMGYNYEMTSSWYEGFFQANLELEKLSFFSAVQISQTKYQRNGLFLNERFPLTSKGKSEQLSFTNYGLKSGFTYKFNNRHVVSAMATYLTDAPTLQNSFVNARENNKVVDSLESTTIYSGTLTYHLRLPKITAKLTGYYTKFEDDTDINYFYVDAGVGSDFVQEVVTDISKRHLGGELGFTYQATSEIKLTAVAAYGDFRYIDNANVTINFDTVGAEDELINLIGELDLGKAAIKDYRLATGPQKAYSVGVEYRSRKYWWIGMTANYMDDNYVDISAIKRTESFLQNPDGGSFPNATDEEVDKLLRQEKLTPVYLLNLTAGKSWLIKKKYVSLFGSFNNLFDVTYRTGGFEQSRNANFGQAYNDDLRGAPLFGNKYWYGYGRTFFLNLAVNF from the coding sequence ATGAGTTCTAAATATCTATTATTGTTTGTTCTAATTTTTGAATTTTCATCTGCTCAAACTGAAAATTTAAAAGGTGTTCTCTATGATGCCCGAACAAAAACGCCCATTGCGAATGCTTCGATTCAAATTGAAAAGACTTTTCAGCAAACCAGATCTTTAGACGACGGGAGTTTTAACCTTCAAGGGGTGGTTAGTGGTAATAATTTAATGGTAATTACCAAAGAGGGCTACCAACCAAAAAAGTTGCCTTTTTCCAAGAAATATGGTCAGACTATAGATTTTAAAACTATTTATTTGGAACCAGATGTTAAAGAACTTCAGCATGAAAATACGGTAACCCTTACCGAAAATGATTTTATAGACGATGTGGATGCCGATTTTTCCAGTGGGATGCTCCAGGCCACTCGGGATTTATTTTTAACACGGTCGGCTTTCGATTTTAGTCAATCTTTCTTTAAGGTTAAGGGTTACGATTCTAAGTACGGGGATTTAATGATTAACGGATTGCCCATGAATAGAATGTTTAATGGCAGGCCGCAATGGAATAACTGGGGCGGACTAAACGATGTTTTCAGAAATCAAGAATATTTCGACGGACTCGAAGCAAATCCCTATACTTTTGGTGGGATTCTGGGAACTACAAATATAAGTAGTAATCCTGCAGGAATGCGCCCAGGGTTGCGGTTGTCGTCTTCTTTTTCCAATAGAACCTATGCTGGAAGGCTTATGGCTACCTATAATTCGGGATTGTCTACGAGCGGCTTCTCATATAGTTTATCTGCTTCCCGCCGCTGGGCGGAAGAAGGTTATGTGGATGGAACGGTCTACGATGCTTATTCCGTTTTTGCATCTTTAGGATATCAAATAAACAAAAAGCACAATTTATTTGTCACGGCATTTTATACACCAAACCGCCGAGGTAAATCTGCACCCATAACCGAGGAGGTTTTTGAGTTGGTGGGAAGAAAATACAATTCATATTGGGGGGAGCAGAACGATGCAATTCGTAATTCCAGAATTCGTAAGATTGAAGAACCCATTGCAATGTTCAACTACGATTTTTCTGGAGATGAATTCTTTTTGAAAGTAGGTGCTGCCTATCAATTTGGTACGTTTGCAAGCAGTAGACTGGGGTATTACGACGCTCCGAGTCCGAATCCGGATTACTACCGCTATTTGCCCAGTTTTTATATCAATAATTCCCTAGGGGCCAATTTCGAGAATGCCAATTTAGCTGAAGAAGGGTTTAAAAATGATCCTCAGTTACAATGGACATCCTTGTATCAAGCAAATTCTTCCGAAGTAAAAAATGGGAAAAGTTCTTATGTGCTTTACGACGATACTACCGATGAAAACCAGTTTATTTTAAACTTTTCCAGCAGTTATGCACTTAATCCATACTTTAAACTGGATGCTGGTGCCCGTGCGAAATTATCAAGTTCAGAAAATTATGGGCTGCTAATAGATCTGTTAGGAAGCGATTTTCATGAAGATTTAGATCCTTTTTCCAATACTAGAAACGATGCGAGTGGAGATTTGAATAAGGTTGTAAATGATAGAATGGGGTATAATTATGAAATGACTTCCAGTTGGTATGAAGGATTTTTCCAAGCGAATTTAGAATTGGAAAAGCTTAGTTTTTTTAGTGCGGTACAGATTTCGCAAACCAAATATCAAAGAAATGGACTCTTTTTAAATGAGCGTTTTCCACTTACTTCTAAAGGAAAAAGTGAGCAACTTTCTTTTACCAATTATGGGCTAAAATCTGGGTTTACTTACAAATTTAACAACCGTCATGTGGTAAGTGCCATGGCAACCTATCTTACAGATGCTCCCACGCTTCAGAATTCTTTTGTAAATGCGCGGGAAAATAACAAGGTTGTAGATAGCTTGGAGTCTACCACGATTTATTCGGGAACCCTAACTTACCATCTAAGGCTCCCCAAAATTACGGCAAAGCTCACGGGTTATTATACAAAATTTGAGGACGATACCGATATTAACTATTTCTATGTGGATGCCGGTGTCGGGAGTGATTTTGTGCAAGAGGTGGTTACTGATATTTCCAAAAGACACCTAGGGGGCGAGCTTGGTTTCACCTACCAAGCAACTTCAGAAATTAAACTCACCGCGGTCGCTGCATACGGAGATTTTCGCTATATCGACAACGCCAACGTTACCATTAATTTTGATACGGTGGGAGCCGAAGACGAACTTATAAACTTAATTGGAGAATTGGATTTAGGAAAAGCTGCTATAAAAGACTATAGACTTGCCACAGGTCCGCAAAAAGCGTATTCTGTAGGGGTGGAATACCGAAGTAGAAAGTATTGGTGGATAGGGATGACAGCCAATTACATGGACGATAATTATGTGGATATTTCTGCCATAAAAAGAACTGAAAGTTTTTTGCAGAACCCTGATGGAGGTTCGTTCCCCAATGCTACAGATGAAGAAGTGGATAAACTGTTGCGACAGGAAAAATTAACCCCGGTATATCTCTTGAACTTAACAGCAGGAAAATCTTGGCTTATTAAGAAAAAATATGTGAGTCTATTCGGGAGCTTTAACAACCTTTTTGATGTTACTTACCGAACGGGAGGGTTTGAACAGAGCAGAAATGCAAATTTCGGTCAAGCTTATAACGACGATTTAAGGGGTGCACCGTTGTTCGGGAATAAATACTGGTACGGTTACGGGAGGACATTTTTCTTAAACCTTGCTGTAAATTTTTAG
- a CDS encoding DUF5689 domain-containing protein yields MKKLKYISVFMIAFIGLAIGCVENDDYKTPKDICVENSIQSNVTFQDIKALYQGELMQIQEDLIIEGYVVSADEDNNFYGRLVIQNTEENPTDGFELNLDLRDLYLFYPIGQKVLVKVKGLYLDDDNGVFKLGGVFAAFGNTSVGRLPATKINEHLFISCESPQAVRPKLYNLSQLDSTAVNTLVSISDVEISPEDLCKTFAEPEETTLRTLNDCETNVLLMETSGYADFQSVVMPLGNGTVTGILTKNKSEYIITIRNLEDVALNNPRCGEIEYYCDAPEINTSIKAIKNLYDDTPIAITEKMVFAGIVTADDASGNFYKEIYVQDETAGIKILIDETKLFEKGFKIGEQFAIAVSGMTLGDVDGELVLGTISKEGDLTGIKEEQFYRFFYAEESTLETTPSVVSINNLKGEDVGQLIQLDDVQFVEEGSYVVNNKDTEAILTNCFAEEIPMITSRRFKEGENTLPTFNGSIIGILQYNDGFYIRIRTTTDVEGMEAERCNVLENASLVSIDELQQYAASLETIEDNIKIKGIVTSDATTGNISANTLILQEESTGAEIRLTAPHNIPLHSSIEIALRGAVLEYDELGMVISNIPNSQVLAVEEGAVVEPISISLNEVSSYNYNNILVQVNNFQFEDLTQVYAENNVLTNCEISFTISLFPESSFIGTNVKSGSGNVVFIPLRDRLYVRNEADFKLDKPYEDCSLQYTSEFVFISEIADPDNTSTASNLRFIELYNASSEEVDLNGWQLRRYTNDNTEFTERSVIDLSGNRISSGSTFLIAADSLAFESVYGFKPDLEGGTGGAADSNGDDNIELLDGNGVVVDVFGVPGEDGSGTNHEFEDGRAVRNTSVIRNNSVYTFSEWTIYNDTGAAGTTNLPQQAPQDFSAGIR; encoded by the coding sequence ATGAAAAAGCTAAAGTACATATCGGTTTTTATGATTGCTTTTATAGGGCTGGCTATTGGCTGTGTAGAAAATGATGATTATAAAACTCCTAAAGATATATGTGTTGAAAATAGTATTCAGTCAAATGTCACTTTTCAAGATATTAAAGCACTGTATCAAGGGGAATTAATGCAAATACAAGAAGATTTAATAATTGAAGGATACGTTGTATCTGCAGATGAGGATAATAATTTTTACGGGCGTCTTGTCATTCAAAATACAGAAGAAAATCCTACCGATGGGTTTGAGTTGAATCTCGATTTAAGGGATCTTTACCTTTTCTATCCAATTGGTCAAAAAGTATTGGTGAAAGTGAAAGGGCTCTATCTGGATGACGATAACGGAGTTTTTAAATTGGGCGGTGTTTTCGCAGCTTTTGGGAATACTTCCGTAGGACGGCTTCCCGCGACCAAAATCAACGAACATCTATTTATCTCGTGCGAAAGTCCGCAAGCGGTACGCCCTAAATTATATAACCTTTCGCAATTGGATAGCACGGCGGTAAATACTTTGGTGAGCATAAGCGATGTTGAAATAAGTCCTGAAGACCTCTGCAAAACCTTTGCGGAACCCGAAGAAACTACACTACGAACGTTAAACGATTGCGAAACCAATGTTTTATTAATGGAAACCAGTGGATATGCCGATTTTCAATCGGTGGTAATGCCATTGGGGAATGGAACAGTTACCGGTATTCTCACCAAAAATAAAAGTGAGTATATTATTACCATACGAAACTTGGAAGATGTAGCTCTTAACAATCCCCGGTGCGGAGAGATTGAATATTATTGTGATGCCCCAGAGATTAATACTTCCATAAAAGCCATTAAAAATTTATATGACGATACGCCCATAGCGATTACTGAAAAAATGGTGTTCGCTGGAATCGTAACGGCTGATGATGCCTCGGGTAATTTTTATAAGGAAATTTATGTTCAGGATGAGACAGCAGGCATTAAGATTTTGATTGATGAAACCAAACTCTTCGAAAAAGGGTTTAAGATCGGGGAACAATTTGCCATAGCGGTAAGTGGAATGACCTTGGGAGATGTCGATGGGGAATTGGTGTTGGGCACTATCTCTAAAGAAGGGGATCTCACAGGCATCAAAGAAGAGCAATTTTACCGCTTTTTCTATGCGGAAGAAAGCACATTGGAAACAACGCCGAGTGTTGTTTCCATAAATAACTTAAAGGGAGAGGATGTTGGTCAACTCATACAGCTAGACGACGTTCAATTTGTTGAAGAAGGTAGTTATGTGGTAAATAACAAAGATACCGAAGCAATTTTAACCAATTGTTTTGCTGAAGAAATACCCATGATAACCTCACGGAGATTTAAAGAAGGCGAAAATACTTTACCAACATTCAATGGTAGTATCATCGGGATTTTACAATACAATGATGGATTTTATATTCGTATTAGAACAACAACTGATGTTGAGGGCATGGAAGCAGAGCGTTGTAATGTTCTGGAAAACGCCTCGCTGGTTTCTATTGATGAATTACAGCAATACGCGGCAAGTCTAGAAACGATAGAAGATAATATTAAAATTAAGGGTATCGTAACCTCCGATGCCACTACAGGAAATATTTCAGCGAATACATTAATTCTTCAGGAGGAAAGCACGGGAGCGGAAATTAGATTGACTGCTCCACATAACATCCCGCTTCATAGCTCAATAGAAATAGCGTTGAGAGGAGCTGTATTGGAGTATGATGAACTTGGGATGGTTATTAGTAATATTCCAAACAGTCAAGTGCTTGCTGTGGAAGAAGGTGCCGTTGTAGAACCTATATCGATAAGTTTAAATGAAGTTTCATCGTATAATTACAATAATATATTGGTTCAAGTTAACAATTTTCAATTCGAAGACCTAACACAAGTGTATGCCGAAAACAATGTGTTGACCAATTGCGAAATTTCTTTTACTATTTCATTATTTCCCGAAAGTAGTTTTATAGGAACAAACGTCAAATCTGGAAGCGGGAATGTGGTTTTTATTCCTTTAAGGGATCGGTTGTATGTGCGAAATGAAGCTGATTTTAAGTTGGATAAACCTTATGAAGATTGTTCACTGCAGTATACCAGCGAGTTTGTGTTTATTTCAGAAATAGCAGACCCCGATAATACTTCGACCGCTAGTAATTTGAGGTTTATTGAATTGTATAATGCTTCCAGCGAGGAGGTAGATTTAAATGGTTGGCAGTTGCGTCGATACACCAATGATAATACAGAGTTTACCGAACGAAGTGTAATAGATCTTTCAGGCAACCGAATTTCCTCAGGAAGTACTTTCCTAATTGCCGCCGATTCCCTCGCGTTTGAGTCGGTTTACGGCTTCAAACCAGATTTGGAAGGGGGAACAGGAGGTGCAGCCGATTCTAATGGGGACGATAACATAGAATTGCTGGATGGCAATGGTGTGGTAGTAGATGTTTTTGGAGTTCCTGGGGAAGACGGATCTGGAACCAATCACGAATTTGAAGATGGGAGAGCGGTGCGTAATACTTCCGTGATAAGAAATAACAGTGTGTACACTTTTTCAGAATGGACTATTTATAACGATACCGGAGCGGCCGGAACAACCAATTTACCACAGCAAGCACCCCAGGATTTTAGTGCTGGGATTAGGTGA
- a CDS encoding amidohydrolase translates to MPDSLKIAAIQTSLVWENPSANRELLQEKIQMVENVDLIVLPEMFTSGFTMNAETVAEDNDGKTLAWLTQLASEKNMAITGSIAFKENSNFYNRMFFVTPSGEVFKYDKRHTFTLAGEDKVYTAGKEKVIVKYNGWHLCLQVCYDLRFPVFARNVEDYDAMIYVANWPNKRVNAWDVLLQARAIENMCYVVGVNRIGLDGNNFEYSGHSAVYDPLGESLVYSENEELLYATLEKSTIEKYRSGLKFLDDRDRFRLLD, encoded by the coding sequence ATGCCAGATTCACTAAAAATAGCAGCGATACAGACCTCATTGGTTTGGGAAAACCCCAGTGCAAACAGAGAGTTGCTTCAGGAGAAAATTCAAATGGTTGAAAATGTCGATTTAATTGTGCTTCCAGAGATGTTTACTAGCGGTTTTACCATGAATGCAGAAACGGTTGCGGAAGATAATGATGGGAAGACTTTGGCATGGTTAACACAATTGGCTTCAGAAAAAAACATGGCAATTACGGGAAGCATTGCTTTTAAGGAGAATTCTAATTTTTACAACCGAATGTTTTTTGTAACCCCATCGGGAGAAGTATTTAAGTACGATAAACGGCATACCTTTACATTGGCTGGGGAGGACAAAGTATATACCGCTGGAAAGGAAAAAGTAATTGTAAAATATAATGGTTGGCATTTGTGTTTACAGGTGTGTTACGATCTGCGGTTTCCGGTTTTCGCAAGGAATGTGGAAGATTACGATGCAATGATTTATGTAGCCAATTGGCCCAATAAACGTGTCAATGCTTGGGATGTATTATTGCAAGCCCGTGCGATTGAAAATATGTGCTATGTGGTAGGCGTAAACCGAATTGGTTTGGATGGAAATAACTTTGAATATAGTGGGCATTCGGCCGTGTACGATCCTTTAGGGGAATCATTGGTTTACAGTGAGAACGAGGAATTACTATACGCCACATTAGAAAAATCGACCATCGAAAAATACAGAAGCGGACTCAAATTCTTGGATGATCGCGATAGGTTTAGATTGTTGGATTGA
- a CDS encoding Ig-like domain-containing protein codes for MSIKSLLSYSLFFGIIICLISCARRGTPQGGPKDVDPPYITSSDPENNTTNFSEDKIRITFDEYIKLKDLQKQLIVSPPLKNQPYIFPQSGASKYLEIELLDTLKENTTYVFNFGQSVVDNTEENPYSFFTYAFSTGDYLDSLEVEGFVVDAVQKKPDPFISVMLYEVDTAYTDSTIYQKPPNYITNTLDSSTNFRLTYLKEGLYRMVAIKDKANNYKFDPKTDKIGFIDHFIKIPTDSIYGISLFKEVPAFKPDRPSLIAKNKIYFGFEGNPEGMEIELLSERPADYDYRVFKDMKTDTLNYFFTPFEADSLVFKVGKEQTIDTFTVRVKELYADTLVVAQVNKKFSLNDSLKLHASTPMETLNKELISVMNKDSAFLDFTSNLNKTDNILSVKWDTEPDQKYQVKLLPGAITDFYNDVNDTLTYNTSTKSLADLGSMRVNLKNVEQYPIILQLTDNNGEVKQEMFIKEKKYAYEFRNIDPATYLIRVIHDSNGNGKWDTGNYLKKIQPERISYYPDPVELRANWEIEQTFILQ; via the coding sequence ATGAGCATTAAAAGCCTTTTAAGTTATAGTTTATTTTTTGGCATTATTATCTGTTTAATTAGTTGTGCTAGAAGAGGCACCCCTCAAGGAGGACCTAAAGATGTAGATCCGCCATACATAACCTCTTCCGATCCAGAAAACAACACTACAAACTTTAGCGAAGATAAAATTAGAATTACCTTCGACGAATATATCAAACTGAAGGATTTACAAAAACAGCTTATTGTATCTCCCCCATTGAAAAACCAACCTTATATTTTTCCGCAATCAGGGGCCAGCAAATATTTGGAGATCGAATTATTGGATACCTTAAAGGAAAACACCACCTATGTTTTTAATTTTGGGCAAAGTGTGGTCGACAATACCGAAGAAAATCCCTATTCGTTCTTTACCTATGCTTTTTCCACGGGTGACTATTTAGATTCTTTGGAGGTGGAAGGGTTTGTGGTGGATGCCGTTCAAAAAAAACCAGACCCCTTTATTTCTGTAATGCTATATGAGGTGGATACCGCTTATACCGACTCTACCATCTACCAAAAACCACCAAATTACATAACCAATACCCTCGACAGCTCTACCAATTTTAGGCTCACCTATTTAAAAGAAGGGCTGTACAGAATGGTGGCCATAAAAGACAAAGCCAATAATTATAAATTCGACCCCAAGACCGATAAAATTGGATTTATAGACCACTTTATAAAAATCCCGACAGATTCCATCTATGGTATAAGTTTGTTCAAAGAAGTTCCTGCATTTAAACCCGACAGACCTTCATTAATTGCCAAAAATAAAATCTATTTTGGGTTTGAAGGAAATCCAGAAGGCATGGAGATAGAATTGTTATCTGAAAGGCCAGCTGATTACGATTATCGGGTTTTTAAAGACATGAAAACCGATACCCTTAATTATTTCTTTACTCCCTTTGAAGCCGACTCTTTGGTTTTTAAGGTTGGGAAAGAACAAACCATAGATACCTTTACCGTTCGTGTAAAAGAATTGTATGCCGATACGCTGGTAGTTGCCCAAGTAAATAAGAAATTTAGTTTAAACGATTCTTTAAAGCTTCATGCTTCCACTCCAATGGAAACCCTCAATAAAGAATTGATATCTGTAATGAATAAAGATTCTGCTTTTTTAGATTTTACAAGCAACTTAAACAAAACCGATAATATTTTAAGTGTGAAGTGGGATACAGAACCAGATCAAAAATACCAAGTTAAGTTACTGCCCGGAGCGATAACCGATTTTTACAATGATGTAAACGATACATTAACCTATAATACGTCTACTAAAAGCTTGGCGGATTTAGGGAGCATGCGCGTCAACCTTAAAAACGTAGAGCAATACCCGATAATTTTGCAGCTTACGGATAATAATGGAGAGGTAAAACAGGAAATGTTCATCAAAGAAAAAAAGTACGCTTACGAATTTAGGAATATAGATCCCGCTACCTACTTGATTAGGGTTATTCACGATAGCAATGGCAACGGAAAATGGGATACTGGGAATTACCTCAAAAAAATTCAGCCCGAACGTATTAGTTATTACCCAGACCCGGTGGAATTACGTGCGAACTGGGAAATCGAACAGACGTTTATTCTGCAGTAG
- a CDS encoding type II toxin-antitoxin system RelE/ParE family toxin, translated as MLSYWAERNKSKEFSKKLNNLFQEAVQLISLYPDIGKPTSKPNIRLKIVRDYYIVYEFENELISILTIWDSRQNPDKLRKVINPEK; from the coding sequence ATATTAAGCTATTGGGCAGAAAGGAATAAATCTAAAGAATTCAGCAAAAAACTTAACAATCTTTTTCAAGAAGCCGTTCAATTAATTTCCTTATATCCTGATATAGGAAAACCAACCAGTAAACCCAATATTAGACTTAAAATTGTGAGGGACTATTACATCGTTTACGAATTTGAAAATGAGTTGATTTCTATTTTAACCATTTGGGATAGTAGACAAAACCCAGACAAGTTGCGTAAAGTTATAAACCCAGAAAAATAA
- a CDS encoding ComF family protein encodes MEIIPNDASFLCVSCRHELPITNFINENDNPAEKILFGRVKIENGASFLRYYKKGIVQQLIHHLKYKNREEVGVFFGKWMGQELAASKRFQHIDFVIPVPLHPKKQKQRGYNQVAKFGKEIATQLGATYSEEILFNTTYTTTQTLKDRLSRSSQEKTKYVVRTKLDLSNKHVLLVDDVITTGATLESCARAFTADESTKISIATIAITA; translated from the coding sequence ATGGAAATTATACCAAATGATGCATCTTTCCTTTGTGTTTCATGCAGACATGAATTACCAATTACAAATTTTATAAATGAAAACGACAACCCAGCCGAAAAAATTTTGTTTGGAAGGGTAAAAATTGAAAATGGCGCTTCCTTTTTGCGATATTACAAAAAAGGAATCGTTCAGCAGCTTATTCACCATTTAAAATACAAAAATCGAGAAGAGGTTGGCGTTTTTTTCGGGAAATGGATGGGACAGGAACTTGCCGCTTCAAAAAGGTTTCAGCATATAGATTTTGTAATTCCAGTTCCATTACATCCTAAAAAGCAAAAGCAGCGTGGTTACAATCAAGTTGCCAAATTTGGGAAAGAGATTGCCACACAATTGGGTGCTACCTATTCCGAAGAAATCCTTTTCAACACCACTTATACCACTACCCAAACTTTAAAAGACCGATTGTCTAGGAGCTCCCAAGAAAAAACGAAGTATGTGGTGCGCACCAAACTTGACTTATCTAACAAGCATGTGCTTTTGGTAGATGATGTAATTACTACCGGTGCCACTCTCGAAAGCTGTGCTAGGGCTTTTACTGCGGACGAAAGCACAAAAATTAGCATTGCCACCATTGCCATTACCGCATAA
- a CDS encoding glycine--tRNA ligase, producing the protein MANQDDQFKKVISHAKEYGYIFPSSEIYDGLSAVYDYAQNGTELKKNIREYWWKAMVQMHDNIVGIDASILMHPTTWKASGHVDAFNDPLIDNKDSKKRYRADVLVEDYVAKIEAKIEKEVTKAEKRFGDAFDKEQFVATNPRVVKYNEQAQAILKRLGQSLEKEDLADVKALIEELEIADPETGSKNWTEVKQFNLMFGTKLGASADSAMDLYLRPETAQGIFVNFLNVQKTGRMKIPFGIAQTGKAFRNEIVARQFIFRMREFEQMEMQFFIKPGTQKEWYDYWKETRLKWHLSLGMGADNYRFHDHEKLAHYADAASDIEFRFPFGFKELEGIHSRTDFDLAQHEKFSNKKLQYFDPEENKSYVPYVLETSIGLDRMFLAVFSNALQEEELENGSTRTVLKLPSVLAPTKVAILPLVKKDGLPEVAREIFEELKWDFNVTYDEKDAVGRRYRRQDAAGTPFCVTVDHDTLEDKTVTIRHRDTMEQKRVKISELRDIVSKEVDIRNWLMKTK; encoded by the coding sequence ATGGCAAATCAAGATGATCAATTCAAGAAAGTAATTTCCCATGCCAAAGAGTATGGGTATATTTTTCCTTCAAGTGAAATTTACGACGGTTTAAGTGCTGTTTACGATTACGCTCAAAACGGAACTGAACTCAAAAAAAATATTCGTGAATATTGGTGGAAGGCAATGGTGCAAATGCACGATAATATTGTGGGAATAGATGCTTCTATTTTAATGCACCCTACCACTTGGAAAGCCTCTGGCCACGTAGATGCTTTTAACGATCCTTTAATCGATAACAAGGATTCCAAGAAGAGATACCGTGCCGATGTTTTGGTGGAAGATTATGTCGCCAAAATTGAAGCTAAAATAGAAAAAGAGGTGACCAAAGCTGAAAAAAGATTTGGCGATGCTTTCGATAAGGAGCAGTTTGTAGCTACCAACCCGCGTGTTGTAAAATATAACGAACAGGCACAGGCTATTTTAAAGCGATTGGGACAATCGTTGGAAAAAGAAGATTTAGCCGATGTGAAAGCGCTTATTGAAGAGCTGGAAATTGCCGATCCAGAAACGGGAAGCAAAAATTGGACGGAAGTAAAGCAGTTCAATTTAATGTTTGGCACCAAATTGGGTGCTTCTGCAGATTCTGCGATGGATTTATACCTGCGTCCAGAAACCGCTCAAGGTATTTTCGTGAACTTTTTAAATGTTCAGAAAACAGGGCGTATGAAAATTCCTTTCGGGATTGCCCAAACAGGAAAAGCCTTTAGGAATGAAATTGTAGCCAGACAGTTTATATTTCGTATGCGTGAGTTTGAACAAATGGAAATGCAATTCTTTATCAAGCCTGGAACCCAAAAAGAATGGTACGATTACTGGAAAGAAACCCGATTGAAATGGCATTTGTCATTAGGGATGGGAGCAGATAATTACCGTTTCCACGATCATGAGAAATTGGCTCATTACGCTGATGCCGCTTCGGATATTGAATTTAGATTCCCTTTCGGGTTCAAGGAATTGGAAGGAATTCATTCCAGAACCGATTTCGATTTGGCACAACATGAAAAATTCAGCAATAAAAAATTACAGTATTTCGATCCGGAAGAAAATAAGAGTTATGTTCCTTATGTATTAGAAACATCGATAGGTTTGGATAGAATGTTCTTAGCTGTATTTTCGAACGCCTTACAAGAAGAAGAATTGGAAAATGGTTCTACGAGAACGGTTTTAAAACTCCCTTCTGTATTGGCGCCAACTAAAGTAGCTATTCTGCCTTTGGTTAAAAAAGATGGATTGCCGGAAGTAGCCAGGGAGATTTTTGAAGAATTGAAATGGGATTTCAACGTAACTTACGATGAGAAAGATGCGGTAGGAAGAAGGTACCGACGCCAAGATGCGGCAGGAACACCTTTTTGTGTAACTGTAGACCACGATACTCTAGAAGATAAAACGGTTACCATAAGACACCGGGATACTATGGAACAAAAGCGAGTTAAGATTAGCGAGCTAAGAGATATTGTTTCGAAGGAAGTAGATATTAGAAATTGGTTGATGAAAACCAAATAA